A single Bos mutus isolate GX-2022 chromosome 16, NWIPB_WYAK_1.1, whole genome shotgun sequence DNA region contains:
- the LOC102267212 gene encoding GDH/6PGL endoplasmic bifunctional protein isoform X1, which yields MLAEPHFKRRPCVWKMLMAAMCVALLSGLQAQDLPRQVSIILLGATGDLARKYLWQGLFHLYLEEVGKGHHFRFHGTALTSTEQGQEVIAKVLESLSCPGDMASGHCAELKAQFQQLSEYRRLKTPEDYLALSKDIEAQVEHEGLRETGRIFYLSVPPFAYVDIARNINSSCRPGPGAWLRVVLEKPFGHDLHSAQQLATELGSFFQEEEMYRVDHYLGKQVVAQILPFRDQNRAALDGLWNRHHVERVEIVMKETLDAEGRTSFYEEYGVIRDVLQNHLTEVLTLVAMELPVNVSSPESVLQHKLQAFQALRSLQRHSAVLGQYQAYSGQVRRELQKPDSFHSLTPTFAGILVHIDNLRWEGVPFILMSGKALDERVSYVRILFKNQAFCVQSEKHWVAAQSRCLPRQIIFYIGHGELGSPAVLVSRNLFQPALPSASWKEVEGRPGLHLFGLPLSDYYAYSPVREQDAYSLLISHIFHCRKDSFVTTENLLASWVFWTPLLDSLAHEVPRFYPGGAENGQLLDFEFSGGHLSFSQPLLEQLVPGPDSAPLPSDFQVLRAKYRESPLISAWPEELIARLAGDIEAAAVRAVRRFGKFHLALSGGSSPVALFQQLATGHYSFPWAHTHLWLVDERCVPLWDPESNFQGLQTHLLQHVRVPHYNVHPMPVHWRQRLCAEEDQGAQAYAEEISALVTNGSFDLVLLGMGTDGHTASLFPQSPAGLDGEQLVVLTTSPSSPHRRMSLSLPLINRARKVAVLVMGRMKREIAMLVSRVGHDPKKWPISGVLPDSGQLVWYMDYDAFLG from the exons ATGTTAGCAGAGCCGCACTTTAAAAG GCGCCCATGCGTCTGGAAGATGCTCATGGCGGCTATGTGCGTGGCCCTGCTCAGCGGCTTGCAAGCCCAGGATCTCCCCAGACAGGTCTCCATCATCCTGCTGGGAGCCACCGGGGACCTGGCCAGAAAGTACCTGTGGCAGGGCCTGTTCCATCTGTActtggaggaggtggggaagggccACCATTTTCGCTTCCACGGGACTGCCCTGACGAGCACCGAGCAGGGCCAGGAGGTCATCGCCAAGGTCCTGGAGTCCCTGTCCTGCCCTGGGGATATGGCCTCGGGTCACTGTGCTGAACTAAAGGCTCAGTTCCAGCAGCTGAGTGAGTACCGCCGGCTGAAGACGCCCGAGGACTACCTGGCCCTGAGCAAGGACATTGAGGCCCAGGTTGAGCACGAAGGCCTCCGGGAGACCGGCCGAATTTTCTACCTCTCGGTGCCGCCCTTTGCCTACGTGGACATCGCCCGCAATATCAACAGCAGCTGCCGGCCAGGCCCCGGTGCCTGGCTGCGCGTCGTGCTCGAGAAACCCTTTGGCCATGACCTCCACTCCGCCCAACAGCTGGCCACAGAACTGGGGAGCTTTTTCCAGGAAGAGGAGATGTACCGGGTGGACCATTACCTGGGCAAGCAG GTAGTGGCCCAGATCCTGCCTTTCCGAGACCAGAACCGTGCAGCCCTGGACGGCCTCTGGAACCGGCACCACGTGGAGCGGGTGGAGATCGTCATGAAGGAGACACTGGACGCGGAAG gCCGCACCAGCTTCTACGAGGAGTACGGCGTCATCCGAGACGTCCTGCAGAACCACCTGACGGAGGTCCTCACACTGGTGGCCATGGAGCTGCCCGTCAATGTCAGCAGCCCAGAGTCCGTGCTGCAGCACAAGCTCCAGGCCTTCCAGGCGCTGCGGAGCCTGCAGAGGCACAGTGCTGTGCTGGGCCAGTATCAGGCCTACAGCGGGCAGGTGCGCAGGGAGCTGCAGAAGCCAGACAGCTTCCACAGCCTGACGCCGACCTTCGCAG GCATCCTCGTTCACATAGACAATCTCCGCTGGGAGGGTGTCCCATTCATCCTGATGTCGGGCAAAGCCTTGGACGAGAGAGTGAGCTACGTGCGGATCTTGTTCAAGAACCAGGCGTTCTGCGTCCAGAGCGAGAAGCATTGGGTCGCTGCCCAGAGCCGCTGCCTGCCCCGGCAGATCATCTTCTACATCGGCCACGGCGAGCTGGGCAGCCCTGCCGTGCTGGTCAGCAGGAACCTCTTCCAGCCGGCCCTGCCCTCCGCCAGCTGGAAGGAAGTGGAGGGCCGGCCCGGGCTGCACCTCTTCGGTCTCCCACTCTCCGATTACTATGCCTACAGCCCTGTGCGGGAGCAGGACGCCTACTCCTTGCTCATCTCTCACATCTTCCACTGCCGGAAGGACTCCTTTGTCACCACGGAGAACCTGCTGGCCTCCTGGGTCTTCTGGACGCCCTTGCTGGACAGCCTGGCCCACGAGGTCCCACGCTTCTACCCAGGAGGAGCAGAGAACGGACAGCTGTTGGACTTTGAGTTCAGCGGCGGCCACCTGTCCTTCTCCCAGCCACTGCTGGAGCAGCTGGTGCCGGGGCCGGACTCTGCTCCGCTGCCCAGTGACTTCCAGGTCCTCAGGGCCAAGTACCGAGAGAGCCCGCTGATCTCGGCCTGGCCCGAGGAGCTGATCGCCAGGCTGGCGGGTGACATCGAGGCCGCTGCTGTGCGGGCTGTGCGGCGCTTTGGCAAGTTCCACCTGGCTCTCTCGGGTGGCTCGAGCCCGGTGGCCCTGTTCCAGCAGCTGGCCACAGGACACTACAGCTTCCCCTGGGCCCACACGCACCTGTGGCTGGTGGACGAGCGCTGCGTGCCTCTCTGGGACCCCGAGTCCAACTTCCAGGGCCTGCAGACGCACCTGCTGCAGCACGTGCGGGTCCCCCACTACAACGTCCACCCCATGCCCGTGCACTGGCGCCAGCGGCTCTGTGCCGAGGAGGACCAGGGCGCCCAGGCCTATGCCGAGGAGATCTCCGCCCTTGTGACCAACGGCAGCTTCGACCTGGTGCTGCTGGGCATGGGAACTGACGGGCACACGGCCTCCCTCTTCCCGCAGTCGCCCGCCGGCCTGGACGGCGAGCAGCTGGTAGTGCTGACCACGAGCCCCTCCAGCCCGCACCGGCGCATGAGCCTCAGCCTGCCCCTCATCAACCGTGCCCGGAAGGTGGCCGTGCTGGTCATGGGCAGGATGAAGCGTGAAATTGCCATGCTGGTCAGCCGCGTGGGCCATGACCCCAAGAAGTGGCCCATCTCGGGTGTCCTGCCGGACTCTGGCCAGCTCGTGTGGTACATGGATTATGATGCGTTTCTGGGGTGA
- the LOC102267212 gene encoding GDH/6PGL endoplasmic bifunctional protein isoform X3 translates to MLMAAMCVALLSGLQAQDLPRQVSIILLGATGDLARKYLWQGLFHLYLEEVGKGHHFRFHGTALTSTEQGQEVIAKVLESLSCPGDMASGHCAELKAQFQQLSEYRRLKTPEDYLALSKDIEAQVEHEGLRETGRIFYLSVPPFAYVDIARNINSSCRPGPGAWLRVVLEKPFGHDLHSAQQLATELGSFFQEEEMYRVDHYLGKQVVAQILPFRDQNRAALDGLWNRHHVERVEIVMKETLDAEGRTSFYEEYGVIRDVLQNHLTEVLTLVAMELPVNVSSPESVLQHKLQAFQALRSLQRHSAVLGQYQAYSGQVRRELQKPDSFHSLTPTFAGILVHIDNLRWEGVPFILMSGKALDERVSYVRILFKNQAFCVQSEKHWVAAQSRCLPRQIIFYIGHGELGSPAVLVSRNLFQPALPSASWKEVEGRPGLHLFGLPLSDYYAYSPVREQDAYSLLISHIFHCRKDSFVTTENLLASWVFWTPLLDSLAHEVPRFYPGGAENGQLLDFEFSGGHLSFSQPLLEQLVPGPDSAPLPSDFQVLRAKYRESPLISAWPEELIARLAGDIEAAAVRAVRRFGKFHLALSGGSSPVALFQQLATGHYSFPWAHTHLWLVDERCVPLWDPESNFQGLQTHLLQHVRVPHYNVHPMPVHWRQRLCAEEDQGAQAYAEEISALVTNGSFDLVLLGMGTDGHTASLFPQSPAGLDGEQLVVLTTSPSSPHRRMSLSLPLINRARKVAVLVMGRMKREIAMLVSRVGHDPKKWPISGVLPDSGQLVWYMDYDAFLG, encoded by the exons ATGCTCATGGCGGCTATGTGCGTGGCCCTGCTCAGCGGCTTGCAAGCCCAGGATCTCCCCAGACAGGTCTCCATCATCCTGCTGGGAGCCACCGGGGACCTGGCCAGAAAGTACCTGTGGCAGGGCCTGTTCCATCTGTActtggaggaggtggggaagggccACCATTTTCGCTTCCACGGGACTGCCCTGACGAGCACCGAGCAGGGCCAGGAGGTCATCGCCAAGGTCCTGGAGTCCCTGTCCTGCCCTGGGGATATGGCCTCGGGTCACTGTGCTGAACTAAAGGCTCAGTTCCAGCAGCTGAGTGAGTACCGCCGGCTGAAGACGCCCGAGGACTACCTGGCCCTGAGCAAGGACATTGAGGCCCAGGTTGAGCACGAAGGCCTCCGGGAGACCGGCCGAATTTTCTACCTCTCGGTGCCGCCCTTTGCCTACGTGGACATCGCCCGCAATATCAACAGCAGCTGCCGGCCAGGCCCCGGTGCCTGGCTGCGCGTCGTGCTCGAGAAACCCTTTGGCCATGACCTCCACTCCGCCCAACAGCTGGCCACAGAACTGGGGAGCTTTTTCCAGGAAGAGGAGATGTACCGGGTGGACCATTACCTGGGCAAGCAG GTAGTGGCCCAGATCCTGCCTTTCCGAGACCAGAACCGTGCAGCCCTGGACGGCCTCTGGAACCGGCACCACGTGGAGCGGGTGGAGATCGTCATGAAGGAGACACTGGACGCGGAAG gCCGCACCAGCTTCTACGAGGAGTACGGCGTCATCCGAGACGTCCTGCAGAACCACCTGACGGAGGTCCTCACACTGGTGGCCATGGAGCTGCCCGTCAATGTCAGCAGCCCAGAGTCCGTGCTGCAGCACAAGCTCCAGGCCTTCCAGGCGCTGCGGAGCCTGCAGAGGCACAGTGCTGTGCTGGGCCAGTATCAGGCCTACAGCGGGCAGGTGCGCAGGGAGCTGCAGAAGCCAGACAGCTTCCACAGCCTGACGCCGACCTTCGCAG GCATCCTCGTTCACATAGACAATCTCCGCTGGGAGGGTGTCCCATTCATCCTGATGTCGGGCAAAGCCTTGGACGAGAGAGTGAGCTACGTGCGGATCTTGTTCAAGAACCAGGCGTTCTGCGTCCAGAGCGAGAAGCATTGGGTCGCTGCCCAGAGCCGCTGCCTGCCCCGGCAGATCATCTTCTACATCGGCCACGGCGAGCTGGGCAGCCCTGCCGTGCTGGTCAGCAGGAACCTCTTCCAGCCGGCCCTGCCCTCCGCCAGCTGGAAGGAAGTGGAGGGCCGGCCCGGGCTGCACCTCTTCGGTCTCCCACTCTCCGATTACTATGCCTACAGCCCTGTGCGGGAGCAGGACGCCTACTCCTTGCTCATCTCTCACATCTTCCACTGCCGGAAGGACTCCTTTGTCACCACGGAGAACCTGCTGGCCTCCTGGGTCTTCTGGACGCCCTTGCTGGACAGCCTGGCCCACGAGGTCCCACGCTTCTACCCAGGAGGAGCAGAGAACGGACAGCTGTTGGACTTTGAGTTCAGCGGCGGCCACCTGTCCTTCTCCCAGCCACTGCTGGAGCAGCTGGTGCCGGGGCCGGACTCTGCTCCGCTGCCCAGTGACTTCCAGGTCCTCAGGGCCAAGTACCGAGAGAGCCCGCTGATCTCGGCCTGGCCCGAGGAGCTGATCGCCAGGCTGGCGGGTGACATCGAGGCCGCTGCTGTGCGGGCTGTGCGGCGCTTTGGCAAGTTCCACCTGGCTCTCTCGGGTGGCTCGAGCCCGGTGGCCCTGTTCCAGCAGCTGGCCACAGGACACTACAGCTTCCCCTGGGCCCACACGCACCTGTGGCTGGTGGACGAGCGCTGCGTGCCTCTCTGGGACCCCGAGTCCAACTTCCAGGGCCTGCAGACGCACCTGCTGCAGCACGTGCGGGTCCCCCACTACAACGTCCACCCCATGCCCGTGCACTGGCGCCAGCGGCTCTGTGCCGAGGAGGACCAGGGCGCCCAGGCCTATGCCGAGGAGATCTCCGCCCTTGTGACCAACGGCAGCTTCGACCTGGTGCTGCTGGGCATGGGAACTGACGGGCACACGGCCTCCCTCTTCCCGCAGTCGCCCGCCGGCCTGGACGGCGAGCAGCTGGTAGTGCTGACCACGAGCCCCTCCAGCCCGCACCGGCGCATGAGCCTCAGCCTGCCCCTCATCAACCGTGCCCGGAAGGTGGCCGTGCTGGTCATGGGCAGGATGAAGCGTGAAATTGCCATGCTGGTCAGCCGCGTGGGCCATGACCCCAAGAAGTGGCCCATCTCGGGTGTCCTGCCGGACTCTGGCCAGCTCGTGTGGTACATGGATTATGATGCGTTTCTGGGGTGA
- the LOC102267212 gene encoding GDH/6PGL endoplasmic bifunctional protein isoform X2: MKRPCVWKMLMAAMCVALLSGLQAQDLPRQVSIILLGATGDLARKYLWQGLFHLYLEEVGKGHHFRFHGTALTSTEQGQEVIAKVLESLSCPGDMASGHCAELKAQFQQLSEYRRLKTPEDYLALSKDIEAQVEHEGLRETGRIFYLSVPPFAYVDIARNINSSCRPGPGAWLRVVLEKPFGHDLHSAQQLATELGSFFQEEEMYRVDHYLGKQVVAQILPFRDQNRAALDGLWNRHHVERVEIVMKETLDAEGRTSFYEEYGVIRDVLQNHLTEVLTLVAMELPVNVSSPESVLQHKLQAFQALRSLQRHSAVLGQYQAYSGQVRRELQKPDSFHSLTPTFAGILVHIDNLRWEGVPFILMSGKALDERVSYVRILFKNQAFCVQSEKHWVAAQSRCLPRQIIFYIGHGELGSPAVLVSRNLFQPALPSASWKEVEGRPGLHLFGLPLSDYYAYSPVREQDAYSLLISHIFHCRKDSFVTTENLLASWVFWTPLLDSLAHEVPRFYPGGAENGQLLDFEFSGGHLSFSQPLLEQLVPGPDSAPLPSDFQVLRAKYRESPLISAWPEELIARLAGDIEAAAVRAVRRFGKFHLALSGGSSPVALFQQLATGHYSFPWAHTHLWLVDERCVPLWDPESNFQGLQTHLLQHVRVPHYNVHPMPVHWRQRLCAEEDQGAQAYAEEISALVTNGSFDLVLLGMGTDGHTASLFPQSPAGLDGEQLVVLTTSPSSPHRRMSLSLPLINRARKVAVLVMGRMKREIAMLVSRVGHDPKKWPISGVLPDSGQLVWYMDYDAFLG; this comes from the exons GCGCCCATGCGTCTGGAAGATGCTCATGGCGGCTATGTGCGTGGCCCTGCTCAGCGGCTTGCAAGCCCAGGATCTCCCCAGACAGGTCTCCATCATCCTGCTGGGAGCCACCGGGGACCTGGCCAGAAAGTACCTGTGGCAGGGCCTGTTCCATCTGTActtggaggaggtggggaagggccACCATTTTCGCTTCCACGGGACTGCCCTGACGAGCACCGAGCAGGGCCAGGAGGTCATCGCCAAGGTCCTGGAGTCCCTGTCCTGCCCTGGGGATATGGCCTCGGGTCACTGTGCTGAACTAAAGGCTCAGTTCCAGCAGCTGAGTGAGTACCGCCGGCTGAAGACGCCCGAGGACTACCTGGCCCTGAGCAAGGACATTGAGGCCCAGGTTGAGCACGAAGGCCTCCGGGAGACCGGCCGAATTTTCTACCTCTCGGTGCCGCCCTTTGCCTACGTGGACATCGCCCGCAATATCAACAGCAGCTGCCGGCCAGGCCCCGGTGCCTGGCTGCGCGTCGTGCTCGAGAAACCCTTTGGCCATGACCTCCACTCCGCCCAACAGCTGGCCACAGAACTGGGGAGCTTTTTCCAGGAAGAGGAGATGTACCGGGTGGACCATTACCTGGGCAAGCAG GTAGTGGCCCAGATCCTGCCTTTCCGAGACCAGAACCGTGCAGCCCTGGACGGCCTCTGGAACCGGCACCACGTGGAGCGGGTGGAGATCGTCATGAAGGAGACACTGGACGCGGAAG gCCGCACCAGCTTCTACGAGGAGTACGGCGTCATCCGAGACGTCCTGCAGAACCACCTGACGGAGGTCCTCACACTGGTGGCCATGGAGCTGCCCGTCAATGTCAGCAGCCCAGAGTCCGTGCTGCAGCACAAGCTCCAGGCCTTCCAGGCGCTGCGGAGCCTGCAGAGGCACAGTGCTGTGCTGGGCCAGTATCAGGCCTACAGCGGGCAGGTGCGCAGGGAGCTGCAGAAGCCAGACAGCTTCCACAGCCTGACGCCGACCTTCGCAG GCATCCTCGTTCACATAGACAATCTCCGCTGGGAGGGTGTCCCATTCATCCTGATGTCGGGCAAAGCCTTGGACGAGAGAGTGAGCTACGTGCGGATCTTGTTCAAGAACCAGGCGTTCTGCGTCCAGAGCGAGAAGCATTGGGTCGCTGCCCAGAGCCGCTGCCTGCCCCGGCAGATCATCTTCTACATCGGCCACGGCGAGCTGGGCAGCCCTGCCGTGCTGGTCAGCAGGAACCTCTTCCAGCCGGCCCTGCCCTCCGCCAGCTGGAAGGAAGTGGAGGGCCGGCCCGGGCTGCACCTCTTCGGTCTCCCACTCTCCGATTACTATGCCTACAGCCCTGTGCGGGAGCAGGACGCCTACTCCTTGCTCATCTCTCACATCTTCCACTGCCGGAAGGACTCCTTTGTCACCACGGAGAACCTGCTGGCCTCCTGGGTCTTCTGGACGCCCTTGCTGGACAGCCTGGCCCACGAGGTCCCACGCTTCTACCCAGGAGGAGCAGAGAACGGACAGCTGTTGGACTTTGAGTTCAGCGGCGGCCACCTGTCCTTCTCCCAGCCACTGCTGGAGCAGCTGGTGCCGGGGCCGGACTCTGCTCCGCTGCCCAGTGACTTCCAGGTCCTCAGGGCCAAGTACCGAGAGAGCCCGCTGATCTCGGCCTGGCCCGAGGAGCTGATCGCCAGGCTGGCGGGTGACATCGAGGCCGCTGCTGTGCGGGCTGTGCGGCGCTTTGGCAAGTTCCACCTGGCTCTCTCGGGTGGCTCGAGCCCGGTGGCCCTGTTCCAGCAGCTGGCCACAGGACACTACAGCTTCCCCTGGGCCCACACGCACCTGTGGCTGGTGGACGAGCGCTGCGTGCCTCTCTGGGACCCCGAGTCCAACTTCCAGGGCCTGCAGACGCACCTGCTGCAGCACGTGCGGGTCCCCCACTACAACGTCCACCCCATGCCCGTGCACTGGCGCCAGCGGCTCTGTGCCGAGGAGGACCAGGGCGCCCAGGCCTATGCCGAGGAGATCTCCGCCCTTGTGACCAACGGCAGCTTCGACCTGGTGCTGCTGGGCATGGGAACTGACGGGCACACGGCCTCCCTCTTCCCGCAGTCGCCCGCCGGCCTGGACGGCGAGCAGCTGGTAGTGCTGACCACGAGCCCCTCCAGCCCGCACCGGCGCATGAGCCTCAGCCTGCCCCTCATCAACCGTGCCCGGAAGGTGGCCGTGCTGGTCATGGGCAGGATGAAGCGTGAAATTGCCATGCTGGTCAGCCGCGTGGGCCATGACCCCAAGAAGTGGCCCATCTCGGGTGTCCTGCCGGACTCTGGCCAGCTCGTGTGGTACATGGATTATGATGCGTTTCTGGGGTGA